The following proteins come from a genomic window of Doryrhamphus excisus isolate RoL2022-K1 chromosome 12, RoL_Dexc_1.0, whole genome shotgun sequence:
- the LOC131139839 gene encoding forkhead box protein B1-like, whose amino-acid sequence MPRPCRSAYGEHKPPYSYISLTAMAIQSSPEKMLPLSAIYKFIMDHFPFYRSNTRRWQNSLRHNLSFNDCFVKMPRRAEQPGKGGLWALHPLCGDMFHNGSFLRRRKRFKAAQPVVAVRAQPPFKHPFAIESLIRTPEPGRAPAPPPPPLPDWPPRVPATPATPASFLLPRSHSGHVLPAVPVPVKATHGLLHVPAFLGGGPPQPPFSRGGPPLCTLQVDVH is encoded by the coding sequence ATGCCCCGACCGTGCAGGAGCGCGTACGGCGAGCACAAGCCCCCCTACTCGTACATCAGCCTGACGGCCATGGCCATCCAAAGCAGCCCGGAGAAGATGCTCCCGCTGAGCGCCATCTACAAGTTCATCATGGACCACTTCCCCTTCTACCGCAGCAACACCAGGCGGTGGCAGAACTCCTTGCGTCACAACCTGTCCTTCAACGACTGCTTCGTCAAGATGCCTCGCAGGGCAGAGCAGCCCGGCAAGGGCGGCCTGTGGGCGCTGCACCCCCTCTGCGGGGACATGTTCCACAACGGCAGCTTCCTGCGCCGCCGGAAGCGCTTCAAAGCGGCCCAGCCCGTCGTAGCCGTGCGCGCGCAGCCGCCCTTCAAGCACCCCTTCGCCATCGAGAGCCTCATCCGGACACCTGAGCCCGGGCGCGCCCCCGCACCCCCGCCGCCACCGCTCCCTGACTGGCCACCCCGCGTGCCCGCCACCCCTGCGACGCCCGCGAGCTTTCTCCTTCCACGGTCTCACTCCGGTCACGTGCTTCCCGCCGTCCCGGTGCCCGTTAAAGCGACGCACGGGCTGCTGCATGTCCCCGCTTTCCTGGGGGGCGGTCCCCCGCAGCCCCCTTTCAGCCGAGGCGGCCCCCCTCTGTGCACGCTGCAGGTGGACGTGCACTAA